A region of the Carya illinoinensis cultivar Pawnee chromosome 16, C.illinoinensisPawnee_v1, whole genome shotgun sequence genome:
GTGATATCATTtgacaaaatttttcaaaaaaaaaggcGAGAAAAGAACCGAGAAGAGTCGAAGAGGAGTGAAAAGCAGAAGAGATGTGAGAAGAGAGAACCCCAAACCCATAAGAAACCCAGCCTGATTTTGAACTTCGAAAAAGGTTAGTACAGCATCGAATTCCATTCTCTATAGCCCAGAACCAGAtagaagcaaaaacaaaaataccccTTAGGGGAAATCAATACAGAAATGTAGCTCATCCATGGTCACCAAGTACAGTACATAAATCTGTTAAGAGGCATACATAAAAGCTTCAAATTCacaatttttcttcactttacaAAAACGAATTGGAGTATAAGAAACACCAACTCCCTGCTCATTGAAGACATCCTTCCCCTCAACCCCACGAAACAAAACCCAGAATCCCAGACTTCAAAAACCCAAACCACCATAAAAAGTTCCCAATGAGGCAGGACTCCCAATTCTCATAGAAATGACACACAAAATCAAACCCAAATCACAACACTTCTAGTCCCAATCCAAAATCACAGATGCTCAAACAATCTTAGAGTCTTAGAAAATTATGCCCGTTCCAAGGTTTTCACAGCAGGAATTACGAGGATACTCGTGACCTAGCCAACTTGGAGTGACAGGTTTTTCTGGTTTGAAGAATGAAGGCCGTTGAATGAGGAAGTCGACGTTGAGTGATGGGTTGTAGCAAGCAGAAGGAGTTGCAGTTGTCCAAACCTCACCGTTGAACGGAGGGTGAGAGCAGAGttctgttttgagaaatgaagaaGTTTGTTGAGTCACCTTGccattttttaattgttttcatCTCTCCGCCTGCTGTAAACTTTCAATAAAACACACCGTTTTATTATGATCTTGCTAAGTGGAGGAGAAGATCAGAGGAGAGGAGGAAGGGGAACAGCAAAGTGGAGGGGAGAACGAGAAGGGGAAATGAAACGAAAGATGGAAGGAGGAAATGAAACGAACTGTTTCAAAAGTACTGGAGAGGAGCTTATCTTCGTTGGATCAATGCACCAGATGAAATGAAACCAATTCTGCTACATGTACACGTCTAGTGGACCTTTTGCGCACTCGCTGACCCACGTcagccattaaaaaaaaaacatgattaAAACGTGATTAACCCAACAGTAACTTTCTTCTTTCTCCATATTTACATCAAAGCTTAGATTTTTTCTGAAACAAATGGACGCGAAAGGGCAGGATAATATGGGTCTTGAGATTTGTAATGAAAATATGGGAGTTTCGGATGAAAATCATAGATACCACAGAAAAGAAAGTACAGATGCAAAGAAGAATGCTTTGGAGACTTGAGGAAAACGGTTTCGTGGGTATACGAGATGGTTACTACGTTTCAgatgagaagaaggaaaaaaaaaaaaaaatagaagaagatgagGTTTCAAATGCAAAGAAGGGAAATATGAGAGGTAGTCTGGTTCTCTTCTTTGCGTCGTCTTCACACTCTGATCTTCAATCCAGGAAGATTTCAAATCGAGGGAACTGTGGATTAGCTGCATTTCAAGTTTAAAAAAGGACATATAAAAATGAAACGGGGCCgttttgttataattataacatgTGGCTGTATGTGTACGTGGTGGTTCCCCACCCCGTATACAAACAGAGTTTTTCGAAATGAAACGTTTTAATGCCATGTAGGACATGGTTACGCTGTGCTTCCTCCAACCGGCtgcatttatcatttttcatagaaaaaagctatggaaaaatatagttgcaagcataattgtgcactaatctgtgcactaatataatgtgattggtcaaaaagtagattttattaaaaacagtgttaatttaaattttaagtataaataaatcagtattggtatacagatcagtgcgcgactgtacttgtatgtagcaaaactcaaaagcTATAGGCAGTCAGATTATGCAAGTGCGAGACAAATGGCACTGACGTGGAAAATTTAAGATGGCACCGTTTCAATTATTTTACATGTTTTCCCATTTTCCTAGATCAGATGACTCTCCCTCCTTCTCAGTTCTCTCTGTGTTCTGAATCTTTCTATAGCACCAACCCCATTTCCCTTGATTGTTGTCTTTCAAATTGAAAAGCATTGTTTTCTGCTCTTTTCATTTCGGTTATGTAGAGCTGCTCCTGTAGTTTGGGGTTGGCGCTATGGTTGAAAACTTGTACCATGAATCTTACTATTATTGCCGTTGGCGCTATGGTTGATCGAGTCATTTCCGTTGGCTCTTAAATAGGTTCATGCAGCTTCAGTGTATTAAAAGGATTGGAACTTGTAGAAAAAATCAGCTAGAATCACTACTCCACCGCTTGGTGCAAATGGCCATGGGCATCATCTTCTCCCACTGCATTCAAGAAACAGTAAAGTATAAAATCACCCAATCAAGAAATCTAAAAGCAGAAGCAAGTAAAAAAAAGTGCTTTAACATGGATGTCTTAGAAATCTCCTAGTAGAAATGACCCAATAGACCACGAAGAAGACCACTTGATGACCCAATAGAAATGACCAAGATGACGACCCTTCcacgaagaagaagacgactTGAAGATCCAGATTAGTGGCTCCTTTTGGGCTCATCCACTTGAAGAGAGATCGCAGATCCACTTGAAGACCACAAAGCCGAAGACAAGCTTGAGAAGACGATCATAAAGCCGAAGAGAAGAAAAGACCACTGAAGAGAGAGCATCAATGCCATTgttgttgctttttttttttttttttttttaaattttaattttatttatttttatattttcaatataaCGGCCACGTCAGCAGACTCCTTCACAATTACCATTTGGCGACTGTATGTAGAAGAACTGTTTTTTATAAtactaatttttgtttttgttttttatttttttattttggtggaaaacatatatactttattgaactatctctataaaagagattgAACACATGAAGGAATTTTCCTCAAAACAATGATTGAATCCTTGATACCTAAAGCATCTTTACTTAGAACATGTGCGACTTTATTATTAGTCCTCTTTGTATGCATcacataaaaagaattaaaagtaGCCAAATAAGCTCGTGTCTGCTATGAGCAACACAGGATAAGAACCAAACCCTACCGTGGAATTGAGGCCTTGGAAAGCTTGCAATGCGTCTCCTTCTGATAGTATGTCCGTAAAACCCAAGTCTTTGCAAAAAAGAGTGGCTTGGAAAGCTGCTAAAGCTTTTGCTAGAAAAGGGTTACGGTATatacactataagaaaaatgactatttgtgACAGATTATATACGATGAGAATGACTTTTTGCGATcaaaacatatttattttaacagaaaataatcattttcataaaaataactgGTCACAattgatcaatttttttattttatttttttgtagtgatagGTCCTTATTCAGTCTCATCGTAGCCAAAGCATTCCCTTCCCAGTCACGAATGATTGCTCCAATTCCCAGTTTGCAATGCACCACATCCAAAGCTGCATCACAATTTAACTTCACCTTGCCTCTTGGAGGAACTTCCCATTTATCAGCAGCGGCCTTAACAGAAACAGACTGGTTGTTTGCACTTCGAATGTGCTTAATTGGCATCACTTTTCAATTTCgtgtaaataagaaaaaaagaaaaagcattccatgaaatttgttttgcttaattaaaagaacaaaaatgctAGCTGTAGCGGCTACTACGTACGTGCCCCTCACGTCAGGGGTCTGATCGGTCAACGGCGCGCCTTGGTTCATGGTACTCACATGTCATAAATTCCGTCAACCTTTAAAAACGTAAAATGGACTTTTACGATCAATTAATTTTAACAAAAAGAGTATttgttaaaattacaaaaagagtatttaattataaatactttttttgttaaaattaatTGATCGTAAAAGTCCGTTTTTCTTATAGTAACGTCAAGATTAATgtcataaaaaattgaaaaataacaagaaatttttttaataactctatattttaaatataggaCAATATTGGACCAGAAATGATAcattataagatttttttttttttttccataaaataatgatctatctatatatatattattcaaattattttacaaaatacgTACACTcggtttaaaataaaattgtaaaaacgTTGATTATAAaagggaatatatatatatatatatatatatatatatatatatgagtaatgctatatatagttttaagatATGTAAGCTTCACGTACTTTGTTTAAAAAAAGTAGATTCCACCATgcattaaaaatatgatttttttcttgtaaattacatatttaaaaaaataatacatggaACTTGAACAttctaaaactgtaaatatcatttatttatatatatatatatatatatatatatatatatatatatttctatggtcaaaagttttttttagaGAATAGTTAAACAGAACCGACCATTTAGCAGGTGATcatccttttctctttcttggAGTACTACATACCCCACCAATAATGGAATTTGTAGTTTGATGATCAGAAAGATTTGTATCATGAATTATATATTCAGAAATGGTTCTTACAGTTTTCTTAACTTATTGCGGGAAGTACTTGGCTTTAtgaccttttctttttctctctgttAATCGTTTAACAAGCTGGTGTTTTTGATTTGGTTTGCTTGAACAACGCCTTGAGTTTGCAATAAAAAAAGCAAATTATTTGAGTATCTcaagtatttatataaaagaactGTCTACTCACATAGagatcttataaaataaaatttataaactgatgtagCAGCTTATTGCAGTGAATTAAactgtaaaactatttttatataaatagatcTAATGTATCGTATCAACTACGTaagtttgtaaatatatttttatgaaatttctttgTGAACCTAGGGttcaaataataatgaaatattgaAGGGAACTGGAATTTTATGAATattcttttgtatattttaaaatattttacaaaagaaattattattgttCCCAAACAAATTTAAGTAACCCCTTAAACTAcccaaaattatatttatttattttttaaaaaaatatgaaaaataatatacatttaGCTAGGTTGTTAAAACTTAGTGCTAAattctataagaaaaatgaatcttGCTTCAAAACTCAAGCTTTTGGTtccaaaaatattctaaaaataaaatattatgagtaatactactctttatttcatattttgtcatCGATCTAcaataatattgtatattttgtaACATGCATGTCATATCTATATCATGTATAATCCGATTCAAGATAttaatttcttcttttcctaTATATTATCTTCCCtagaataacttttttttttccaatttttaattaatttccttCTAAATTtgttttacaattaaatttgaacATGTGGTTTTTGTTAAAGAAGGAAAACTGATCTGATCTAtagatagttaaaaataatGTGAGCTAGCTACATATTCCTATCCTAAtaagtaataaatatattaatgggATTTTTATATCTTGGAATATGCTTATAATATTGTTAACTGTATTGCTATATAGTACTACTACGATATGCACAATGAAAAgtatatatttaacaaaatcTTAATGTCATAATACTAATTTGCCGTGAATGGAAAAATCTGGATCGCTATAAAGTGGGCCTAGAACAATATATTGTCAGCGGTATAGATTTTTAGACATCATTAAATGctcaataaattttatatagtcACTTTATAAGCCTATTTCTTTCAtgagtaattttacatatagcCGTAGAGTACGCAAGTATCGtgtagttattttgaaaaaaaatagagtctactattaaaaaattaattaatttgtttttaaatttttttatacgtctcatatttatttaattttttcaaagtgattgcatAGCACTTGTGCACTCATGACCGCAAgtttcatttctcttctttcaCACCTAGAAGTCCCCATGTTCATACAGAAACTTGAACGAATCTTGATCCAGCAAACAATCAATCGAGTTATGCTGTGATATtgtaacatacatacatatacacactATACGTGTGTGTATGTCAATAGTGctgttatatatgtttttagatGAACAGTTCTAATATTTATGAGCTTTCCTGAGGTTGGcaacaaattaattatttttcactttacTTTACTATTGACGTCTGTTGAATGAATTAAGCATGATCCATAACTGAGCGATCGAAGTACGTAGTGCATGGCTCTTCGGATAACACACAGTAACGAATACCACATACTTGACATGGAAACACTTGCGcataaaaatcttaaaacaCCATGGCACTCAAAGTACACCACAAACCTGCGTCCCAATCCCCCCCCGGGCCGGTCCAGCCCATACGAATTATATAGCCAATAAAAGACGAACTAACTCAATAGCAAAGGTACAAGTAGGAATATTTGAATTATGGCTGCCGATATGATGGAGAGCTTGTCAATATACTTCTTGTTACCACTGAGAAAGGGTGTTTCATTTTGGATCGGTGGTGGTGGAGTCTCACTTGGATCTGCTGGTGGAGTCACAATTGCGGGTGAACTAGTCTTTGATGGTGGCGGCGGAGTTTCAACTGGTGGTGGTTGTGGTGTTCCTGGCTCCGAAGTAGGAGTCTTCGACGGGGGAGAACGAGTCTTTGATGGCGGTGGTGGAGCTTCAACTGGTGCCGGTGGTGGTGAATTTGCTGGCTCCGAAGTAGGAGTCTTCGATGGGGGAGAACGACTCTTTGATGGGGGCGGTGGAGTTTCATCTGGTACAGGTGGGGGTGAGTTTGCTGGCTCCGAAGTAGGAGTAGAACGCGGGGTCTTTGATGGCGGCGGAGTCTCAACGTCTGGTACCGGTGGTGGTGAATTTACTGGCTCCGAAGGAGCCTTCGACGGCGGAGGATGCTGGGTCTTAGATGGCGGTGCTGGAGTCTGAACTTTAGGCGGTGACATTCCATTGCCTATTGGCCCGAGATAAATTAAGACAAGAGAAAGCATTATTAGTTCAACGGATCATGAAACGTAGggatccaaatcgaggaatatATAGAAGTGCGTTTAAgcaaattaatgaaaacaaacTGACCGTTTTCTTTCCCTGTTCTTCCATACggtaatattgtataaacttCGTAAGCGTTGATGAGAGGAGGAAGACTGGAATCAGGGGTAGCCTGCACAGAGAACCTCGTGGATAGAGAAGCAACCACGTTAGTGATGGACACCTCCAATACGCTTCCATAAGGTGGGATGATGGGGTCTAAATAAGGATTGTTGTCAATATAAATTTGAATGGATCTTTTCTGGGTTGAGTCTAACCGAGTCACTTCAGAGAAATACATAACGACATATACACTGCCTACTCCGGCTGGAAGCTCGGTATCCAACATAGGACCCAAACTTGTGCTTGTAGTGGCGTATGCATTTTGCAGCACAGCCTGTGGAGGTTGATCTTCTGAGGTACTAACATCAATAGCAGCATCACTTGTGAGGATCTCCGCAGATTGACCAGCAGCATAATTAGTCCATAATCGATCATAAGGATCGTCAggatacctatatatatatagcaggtCATGTATTCATGCATATATGCTTACTAATTAAGACTTCATAGTTTTGTTTTTTCGATCTTTTTATACTAAAATGATATTACTGAGAGATGACTTTAAAGATCTCGAGAAAATTAAGAATGAATACCTGACAGATTGCTTTGCAAAAGTAGCTCTATTTGCACCAGACAAGAAATACTTTGCACCCACGTGACCGTACATATCCGGGCCCAAGCTGCGGAGCTCAAGCGAGGATATGAAGGGAATCTGATTAGGCATCGTTTGAGCAAGGCATATGCTAGTAGCAGTTCCACTTACGATGTATATCGCCTCAGTAAAAACGTAAGTATTTTCTGTGTAGTTTGACAATGTCATCGTTATCCAGAGGTTTCCATCGAAGTAGAGGTCGAAGGTGGGAGGAGAGTTTTGTCCATCGTAATTGCCGTAGAAGAAGGTTGCACGAACGAGAACTCTTTCACCATTCTGCAGACCGCCGATGGTATAGCAATTACTATTCCCTGAAGTTGGGAATACTCTTAGAGTGCTGAGCACATGACCGACTGAGTAAAGCTGATCAACCTGTTGGGATTCACCACTTTGCACATAACCATCGTCTCCTGCCCATGTTATCTGATTTTCATCGGTGTAAGGATCGGATGCTCCACAATCGATGCTCACAAACGCTGCAAAACTGGGTTTTGAGCCCAATACTGCTGAGAGAACCAAGACAAGTAACGTAAGATCATTAGAGCTTGTACTACCCATCGTTACGATCTATGATCttgatgttttttgttttctggaTGATGAGTTGTTCAATTTAGAGGTATATATATTGGGTAGAAGCCGGCAGATTATTAGAGTTTTGGAACTCATGTCGCATATTTATTTATGGGCGGCTTCCAGTACTTTGACTTGGACACAcatgagttatatatatattgcttatTGACCTAAGTACACGAGCTTGAAGCTTCCCACAATGTTAAGTCTTACTTGTATTAATATTTCTACATTATCTTGAAATGCGAATTCTTCGCCACAACTTAAATTGATCACCATATTATATAAACATGATCGAAAGGTACAAAGCTACAACAAAGCtaaacaaaattcaaaagaagaaatgtTTTAGTCACAAAGAGatcatttcataaaagtaaatccACAAACTGACTTGATTTGATAtggtacgttagattataaaattacttttattgtaaagtagatttaacgtCGTATTATATAAAACTATGTCAATTTATGGATTTTATAAATCTCTTTATAGCTTCTCGTTCTCATTAAAAAGAGGAGTACGCATATATATTGGGAAACAAAAAGTCTATTTGCACATGGCGATAGGTACCTCTCGCGTACATGTCCATCCATGCATAATAATAAAACGAAGCATTTCTATCATCTATTGGCTTACATCTTCTTCTGGTAAAAGAAATCCCCTGCCCCAATAGTACTTCTCTTGTAAGTAAAAAAACATAggctcttcttctcttcttcttcatcttccctgTAAATCTTCTTGCACACTTTCCAGTCTCAAAAAGTCTTCCCTGTCAgctttctcaaaattttcacaTTTTCCAACCTCTTTTGAGCTTTTTCGAGTGTTCAAACACCATAACTACCAAAAAAATCTCAGCGACACAATTCGTTCATGCTTGAAAGTCCAAGCAATTTTGGCAACTTCTCAGCAACATGGTCCATTCTTCCTCTTTCTATGATTCCATGCAATACCTCTCTACCTCTAGGCTTTAATGCTCTCTCTATTTCATTCCTTTTGGTTTACACCATGTACGTTAGAATAAAGCTCAAGTTTTCAAATCGGTTTTGTTTTGTCCACGGCCTACCTTCctcacattttcttaaaaaccacAAATTGAGAATTAAACGGTACGTGatattgacaaaattatttcaaatgGGGGGTTTGCGTGTAGTTTAGAGTGCTTGTAACATGAGGATGGTGGGGATGGAGGAAGACAACGGTGGGgaaaggtctttttttttttttttttttttttaatttaatctttttaataatatcgGCTCACGTTAATGCCATGTCAGCCAATTCCGCAACTGATTGGGAAATGACTAAAACTAAAGAAGTTGGGTCGGTCCTAATATGATATTTCGAGCTTGAAGCTAACAAATAGAAGTTCACCGCGGGGGTGCTTTGTAAGTGGTGCTTTGTAATTGACCGTAAATATGGTCCGGCGGGTgtctacaaaaaaataaaacttagcACCGATATATTGATTGAATCTAGCTCATGTAGAGTTGAAATTTAGGAGCATTCCGGTGCTGTAAAAAGTATGAACTAATGTAGTAGAGAGGTTTGTTTTGAGAAGATAAACCTCCTAACACTGTGCTCTCCCTCCACCGCAATAATGGGTACGTTgatatttttaaggaaaaatgtCAGGTGATCATGAGATAAAAATGAGAGGAGAGAATGTTTCAACACAATATATAATTGAATTTTGACTTTGATGAATTTTTAATTGCCAGATCATCATGcaacatattaattatataaatcttGCAAGCTTGCGATAATGTTTTCAACCAAAGTACAGCACAGCAGGTAGGCGGCAGCAGTAGTACTTCACATACACGAAATCGAAATAGGTCTAAAACGACAAAAGCAAGA
Encoded here:
- the LOC122298987 gene encoding glycine-rich protein 23-like; translation: MAADMMESLSIYFLLPLRKGVSFWIGGGGVSLGSAGGVTIAGELVFDGGGGVSTGGGCGVPGSEVGVFDGGERVFDGGGGASTGAGGGEFAGSEVGVFDGGERLFDGGGGVSSGTGGGEFAGSEVGVERGVFDGGGVSTSGTGGGEFTGSEGAFDGGGCWVLDGGAGV
- the LOC122298988 gene encoding uncharacterized protein At1g24485-like codes for the protein MGSTSSNDLTLLVLVLSAVLGSKPSFAAFVSIDCGASDPYTDENQITWAGDDGYVQSGESQQVDQLYSVGHVLSTLRVFPTSGNSNCYTIGGLQNGERVLVRATFFYGNYDGQNSPPTFDLYFDGNLWITMTLSNYTENTYVFTEAIYIVSGTATSICLAQTMPNQIPFISSLELRSLGPDMYGHVGAKYFLSGANRATFAKQSVRYPDDPYDRLWTNYAAGQSAEILTSDAAIDVSTSEDQPPQAVLQNAYATTSTSLGPMLDTELPAGVGSVYVVMYFSEVTRLDSTQKRSIQIYIDNNPYLDPIIPPYGSVLEVSITNVVASLSTRFSVQATPDSSLPPLINAYEVYTILPYGRTGKENGQFVFINLLKRTSIYSSIWIPTFHDPLN